The proteins below are encoded in one region of Deltaproteobacteria bacterium:
- a CDS encoding response regulator, whose amino-acid sequence MAIAKVMLVDDEVPFVETMTKRLSKRDLHIVSAFSGQEALERLDKTRNIEVVILDVKMPGMDGIEALKEIKKSHPLVEVVMLTAYATVETAIEGMKLGAFDYLMKPCDIEVLLSKVEEATAKKRKHEDKIIEARMKEITSRRI is encoded by the coding sequence ATGGCGATTGCAAAAGTAATGTTAGTGGATGATGAGGTGCCTTTTGTGGAAACCATGACCAAGCGTTTGTCCAAGAGGGACCTCCATATCGTCTCTGCCTTCAGCGGACAGGAAGCTTTAGAGCGGCTGGACAAAACCCGCAATATTGAAGTCGTGATCCTTGATGTGAAGATGCCGGGCATGGATGGCATTGAAGCCCTGAAGGAGATCAAGAAGTCTCATCCCCTGGTCGAGGTGGTCATGCTCACCGCCTACGCTACCGTCGAGACGGCCATCGAAGGGATGAAACTGGGCGCCTTTGATTACCTCATGAAGCCCTGCGATATTGAGGTGCTTCTATCCAAGGTGGAAGAAGCGACTGCGAAAAAGAGGAAGCATGAAGATAAGATCATTGAAGCGCGCATGAAGGAAATTACCTCCCGACGTATCTGA
- a CDS encoding response regulator, protein MAEKETGQAENIKLLLVDDEEDYVYVLSNRLSRRNIEVTKAYSGLEAIQALRKEDFDVAVLDLKMEDMDGIEVLKIFKKMYPEMAVIMLTGHGSETAALEGIQFGAYDYLTKPCELDELVQKIRQAARRGGD, encoded by the coding sequence ATGGCCGAGAAGGAAACCGGTCAGGCCGAAAACATTAAACTACTGCTCGTGGATGATGAGGAGGATTATGTTTACGTCCTCTCCAATAGATTGAGCAGAAGAAATATTGAGGTAACAAAGGCTTACAGTGGTTTAGAGGCGATTCAGGCCCTCCGCAAGGAAGATTTTGATGTGGCGGTGCTGGACCTCAAGATGGAAGATATGGATGGCATTGAGGTCCTTAAAATATTCAAAAAGATGTACCCGGAGATGGCGGTCATCATGCTCACCGGCCACGGCTCAGAAACAGCCGCCCTGGAAGGCATTCAGTTCGGAGCCTATGATTACCTGACCAAGCCATGTGAACTGGATGAACTGGTGCAAAAGATCCGGCAAGCGGCCCGCAGAGGAGGTGATTGA
- a CDS encoding GHKL domain-containing protein, whose product MNMERTGFKTNSYYRSLTRNMFLIITIVSVIPLILVSSIILYQFHTSYQEKVHAHLEELVQKHKQNIDSFLKDKLSGIQFLGKTFNFEELNDEAFLQDILKTLQEEYDPVFVDLGVINTYGLQVAYAGPFKLGMALYGTADWFQNAMKTEYFISDVFLGLRGLPHFIIAVRESWMGEFWILRATIDFVAFNNLVENIRIGETGFAFILNKEGNFQTKPLVDIVSSKAPYMDFLNTEPGSKDKIHVVEKTDQSGNENIYVSAFLKDGDWLLVYQQRVTDAFSNFNNALIVTLAIILLGGLGIVTTAYILSRQMVSRIAGSDKEKEMMNEQIVESGKLASVGELAAGIAHEINNPVAIMVEEAGWIEDLLEEEEFQEGQNLDEFSRALNQIRAQGRRCKEITQKLLSFARKTDSRVQDIQANDLIEEVVALSAQRAKYSNVTVNTDLQGNLPTLRMSQTELQQVLLNLINNALDAMEKSGGVINISSKLEGESIVIEVADNGPGIPEANLFRIFDPFFTTKPVGKGTGLGLSICYGIINKLGGKLEVKSALGQGSTFYVRIPLPEKKEGEDEGPPAGSDSH is encoded by the coding sequence ATGAATATGGAGCGAACTGGGTTTAAAACCAACAGCTATTATCGTTCATTGACCAGAAACATGTTTTTAATTATTACCATTGTTTCTGTCATCCCCTTGATCCTGGTGAGCAGCATCATCCTCTACCAGTTCCATACCTCTTACCAGGAAAAGGTCCACGCCCATCTCGAAGAATTAGTCCAGAAACACAAACAAAACATTGATAGCTTCTTAAAAGATAAACTAAGCGGCATTCAATTTCTAGGGAAGACCTTTAACTTCGAGGAATTGAACGACGAAGCCTTTTTACAGGACATATTAAAAACGCTGCAGGAGGAATACGATCCTGTCTTTGTTGATCTGGGGGTCATCAACACCTATGGCCTTCAGGTCGCTTATGCCGGTCCATTTAAATTAGGTATGGCGCTATATGGGACGGCGGACTGGTTTCAAAATGCCATGAAGACCGAGTATTTTATCAGCGATGTTTTTCTGGGTCTGCGCGGTCTGCCTCACTTCATCATCGCAGTCAGGGAAAGCTGGATGGGTGAATTTTGGATATTAAGAGCGACCATTGATTTCGTAGCCTTTAATAATCTCGTGGAAAATATTCGCATCGGTGAAACAGGATTCGCTTTTATCCTCAACAAGGAAGGAAATTTTCAGACCAAACCGCTTGTTGATATCGTTTCCAGTAAAGCGCCTTATATGGATTTTCTAAATACTGAGCCAGGCTCTAAAGACAAAATACATGTGGTGGAGAAGACCGATCAGTCCGGAAATGAGAACATCTACGTCTCGGCTTTTCTCAAAGATGGGGACTGGCTCCTGGTCTATCAGCAAAGGGTTACGGATGCCTTTTCCAATTTTAACAATGCCCTCATCGTCACCCTGGCCATTATCCTCCTGGGCGGGCTGGGCATCGTTACGACGGCCTATATCCTATCCAGACAGATGGTCAGCCGCATCGCCGGGTCGGATAAGGAAAAAGAGATGATGAACGAGCAGATCGTTGAATCGGGAAAGCTGGCCTCTGTTGGTGAACTCGCCGCCGGGATAGCCCATGAAATCAACAATCCGGTCGCCATCATGGTTGAAGAAGCGGGCTGGATCGAAGACCTGCTGGAAGAAGAAGAATTTCAAGAAGGTCAAAATCTGGACGAGTTCAGTAGGGCCTTGAACCAGATTCGGGCCCAGGGAAGGCGCTGCAAGGAAATTACTCAAAAGCTGCTCAGTTTCGCCAGGAAAACCGACTCCAGGGTTCAAGACATTCAGGCCAATGATTTGATCGAGGAGGTGGTGGCCCTTTCAGCTCAAAGGGCGAAATACAGCAACGTCACTGTTAACACCGACCTTCAAGGGAACCTGCCTACCCTGCGTATGTCTCAGACCGAGCTGCAGCAGGTCCTGCTCAATTTAATTAATAACGCTCTGGATGCGATGGAGAAGAGTGGCGGAGTTATAAATATTTCCAGCAAATTAGAAGGAGAGAGTATTGTGATTGAAGTGGCTGATAATGGTCCTGGGATACCAGAAGCCAACCTCTTCCGAATCTTTGATCCGTTTTTTACCACCAAACCGGTGGGCAAAGGCACCGGCTTGGGGCTCTCCATCTGCTATGGCATCATCAATAAATTGGGAGGGAAACTGGAAGTGAAGAGCGCGCTCGGTCAGGGAAGCACGTTTTACGTCCGGATTCCTCTTCCAGAAAAGAAGGAAGGTGAAGATGAGGGTCCGCCGGCTGGTTCGGATTCTCATTAA
- a CDS encoding sulfite exporter TauE/SafE family protein codes for MKFFRLWGQFLMMGARAHASWELNVSNTILRDKRRLIILGLLASSVILGGFAFADEIGETIPQFLGGKKAYSPAFFTPAIFIASILIGLAAGLITGCIGAGGGFIIAPALMSAGIKGILAVGTDLFHIFAKAIMGSVIHKKLGNICVPLAIIFMIGAIIGATLGGVINRLLYEINPVLSDAFITTIYVIMLGLLGAYALTDFLRARKAPVSKEFHGAKAEGVEMSQLPQKLQSIHIPPMITFDKGLVPGGRRISAIFLAASGALVGFCAAIMGVGGGFLTFPIFVYILGVSSMTTVGTDIFQIIFTAGYASISQYAIFGFIFYTLAMGMLLGSLVGVQIGAMVTKVVKGITIRGFYAMAVLAGFVNRAFALPGKLAEMDIIPLSKQAASILSAIGVWAFFIVVGLFAAWVIGTFLKNIRTLKGGEIGS; via the coding sequence ATGAAATTCTTCAGATTATGGGGCCAGTTTTTGATGATGGGCGCAAGGGCCCACGCCAGTTGGGAGCTGAATGTATCGAACACCATCCTGCGTGACAAACGGAGGTTGATCATCCTTGGTCTGCTCGCCTCATCGGTTATCCTGGGAGGCTTTGCCTTTGCCGATGAGATTGGCGAAACCATTCCACAATTTCTGGGTGGTAAGAAGGCCTACAGTCCGGCCTTTTTTACGCCCGCCATCTTTATCGCCTCAATACTTATCGGGCTTGCCGCGGGCCTTATTACCGGCTGCATCGGCGCAGGCGGCGGATTCATCATCGCGCCGGCCTTGATGAGTGCAGGCATCAAGGGTATTTTGGCGGTGGGTACGGACCTTTTTCATATTTTTGCCAAGGCAATCATGGGGAGCGTCATACACAAAAAACTAGGCAACATCTGTGTGCCTCTGGCCATTATCTTTATGATTGGCGCCATTATCGGGGCTACATTGGGCGGGGTCATAAACCGTTTGTTGTATGAGATAAACCCGGTTTTAAGCGACGCCTTCATCACCACTATCTATGTTATCATGCTCGGTTTGCTTGGAGCCTATGCCCTTACAGACTTTCTCAGGGCCAGGAAGGCTCCGGTTTCAAAAGAATTTCACGGCGCAAAGGCAGAGGGTGTGGAGATGAGCCAGTTGCCTCAAAAACTCCAGTCTATACATATCCCGCCTATGATCACTTTTGATAAAGGGCTTGTTCCGGGTGGACGGCGCATATCAGCCATTTTCCTGGCCGCCAGCGGAGCGCTCGTGGGATTCTGCGCCGCTATCATGGGCGTCGGCGGTGGGTTTTTAACTTTTCCCATCTTTGTTTATATCCTTGGTGTTTCTTCCATGACCACGGTTGGAACAGATATTTTCCAGATTATCTTTACAGCGGGCTATGCTTCTATAAGCCAGTATGCCATCTTCGGATTCATCTTTTACACCCTGGCTATGGGCATGCTCCTGGGATCACTTGTCGGCGTCCAGATCGGGGCCATGGTGACCAAGGTCGTTAAAGGGATCACCATTCGCGGATTTTACGCCATGGCCGTTCTGGCGGGCTTTGTCAACCGGGCCTTTGCCTTGCCAGGTAAACTCGCTGAAATGGATATCATCCCCTTGTCAAAGCAGGCCGCATCCATCCTGAGCGCCATCGGCGTCTGGGCCTTTTTTATTGTTGTCGGCCTGTTCGCCGCCTGGGTCATCGGTACCTTCTTGAAGAACATCAGGACCCTGAAGGGAGGAGAGATCGGATCATGA
- a CDS encoding GHKL domain-containing protein, producing MDGSIYKRLNRKIILITLIVSLAPLLILGEVIYYQFTRVYEEKIEDQIRHMARAQTNAVEVFLKERTTILSTIVDTHSFDYMQNQENLSHLFKVISMRVDGLVDLGIIDSAGQHLSYAGPYDLLGLNYYQQPWFSKVMDRGEYISDVYMGYRQMPHFIIAVRGRDNSRTWVLRATIDSDVFNKLVRTAQTGRSGDAFIINKDGIYQTASRFHGTALGKSNLDARLFGNETMIIEKQKIDGKTKSYAGAWLKNNEWLLVIGQEMGEERGGLLTTRNMEIIIISLGCLVIIITTILTTRITVRRLEEANNHINEINAQLMQSDKLAALGKMATGIAHEINNPLAIISEKAGWMRDLLADEKFQESENLKEYTVSIDKIEDHVERARKVTHNMLGFARRMEPHLDDVDVNDVLDQSLELLQNYARLSNIEIKKDLYPHFPIIASDQSQLQQVFLNLLNNAIDAIGKDGVIEIKTWLDDSQIAVSIKDNGPGIPPEYQRKVFDPFFTTKATGKGTGLGLSISFSIIEKMGGTISFTSKESEGTTFTIRLPVVIPERK from the coding sequence TCACCAGAGTATATGAGGAAAAGATCGAAGATCAGATAAGGCATATGGCCAGGGCCCAGACTAACGCGGTCGAGGTCTTCTTGAAAGAGCGGACAACCATCCTTTCCACCATTGTGGATACTCACAGTTTTGATTACATGCAAAACCAGGAAAATCTTTCTCACCTCTTTAAGGTGATCAGCATGCGGGTGGATGGCTTGGTTGATCTGGGTATCATTGACAGCGCCGGCCAGCACCTGTCGTATGCCGGACCGTATGATCTTTTGGGTTTGAATTACTACCAGCAGCCCTGGTTCAGCAAGGTCATGGATAGAGGCGAATACATCAGTGATGTCTATATGGGTTACAGGCAGATGCCGCATTTTATTATTGCCGTCAGAGGACGTGACAATAGCCGCACCTGGGTACTCAGGGCCACTATTGACTCGGACGTTTTCAATAAGCTTGTCAGGACCGCTCAGACCGGGAGGTCCGGCGACGCCTTTATAATCAATAAAGACGGGATTTATCAAACTGCCTCTCGTTTTCATGGCACCGCATTGGGCAAATCGAATCTGGACGCCCGGCTCTTCGGAAACGAGACCATGATTATTGAAAAGCAAAAGATTGACGGAAAGACGAAATCCTATGCCGGGGCATGGTTGAAGAATAATGAATGGCTGCTGGTCATCGGCCAGGAGATGGGTGAGGAGAGAGGCGGTTTGTTAACAACCAGGAATATGGAGATCATAATTATCAGCCTTGGCTGCCTGGTCATTATTATCACGACCATTTTAACCACTCGGATAACAGTCAGACGTTTGGAAGAAGCGAACAATCATATTAATGAGATTAACGCTCAGCTAATGCAGTCAGACAAACTGGCCGCCTTAGGAAAGATGGCCACCGGGATTGCTCATGAAATTAATAATCCCCTGGCCATCATCAGTGAGAAGGCGGGATGGATGAGGGACTTACTGGCTGATGAAAAATTTCAAGAAAGTGAGAATCTTAAAGAGTATACGGTATCCATAGATAAAATCGAAGACCACGTGGAAAGGGCTCGGAAAGTAACCCACAACATGCTCGGTTTTGCCAGGAGGATGGAGCCTCATTTGGATGATGTGGATGTGAATGATGTTTTAGATCAGTCCCTTGAGTTGTTGCAAAACTACGCCCGATTAAGCAACATCGAGATAAAGAAGGACCTGTATCCCCATTTTCCTATTATTGCCAGCGATCAATCCCAGCTCCAGCAGGTGTTCTTGAATCTGCTGAACAACGCCATTGACGCCATTGGCAAGGACGGCGTAATTGAGATAAAAACATGGCTGGATGATTCACAGATTGCTGTTAGCATCAAAGATAACGGCCCAGGCATTCCCCCTGAATATCAGAGAAAGGTTTTTGATCCGTTTTTCACGACCAAGGCCACCGGAAAAGGCACGGGTCTTGGCTTATCAATCAGTTTTAGTATCATCGAAAAAATGGGAGGGACCATTTCATTCACCAGCAAGGAATCGGAAGGGACCACTTTCACCATAAGGCTGCCAGTTGTGATTCCGGAAAGAAAGTAA
- a CDS encoding response regulator: MENFRVLIVDDEIDFLETIVNRLKKRDFKAAGVTSGEEAIELVQEQSFDVIILDIKMPGGMDGIEALREIRKIQPLAQVILLTGHAAVETSIEGLKLGAFDYLLKPIKFEELLKKMMAAYEKKSEHDRKIRDAKIQELIRDPLKIFDKDD, from the coding sequence ATGGAGAATTTCAGGGTCTTAATCGTTGACGATGAAATTGATTTTTTAGAAACCATTGTAAACCGGTTGAAAAAGAGGGATTTTAAGGCAGCAGGCGTTACGAGTGGAGAGGAAGCTATCGAGCTTGTACAGGAACAGTCATTTGACGTGATTATCCTGGATATAAAGATGCCCGGCGGGATGGATGGCATTGAAGCCCTGCGGGAGATCAGGAAGATTCAGCCGTTGGCCCAGGTCATCCTGCTCACCGGGCACGCCGCCGTGGAAACAAGTATTGAGGGCCTGAAGCTGGGTGCTTTCGATTATCTCTTAAAACCTATAAAGTTCGAGGAGCTTTTGAAAAAAATGATGGCCGCGTATGAAAAAAAATCCGAGCACGACAGGAAAATACGCGACGCCAAGATACAGGAACTCATTCGCGATCCTTTGAAGATATTTGATAAGGACGATTAA
- a CDS encoding response regulator: MSDFKVLLVDDEVEFLETLIKRMQKRAVNAAGVQSGEEALATLDQNPADVVLLDVKMPGMDGIETLREIKKRYPLIEVIMLTGHANVEVAVQGMELGAFDYLMKPMDIDELLYKVEDAYKKKSIQEEKIKTMEKGVGTSE, encoded by the coding sequence TTGTCTGATTTTAAGGTTCTGCTGGTGGACGATGAGGTCGAATTTCTGGAAACGCTCATTAAGCGTATGCAAAAGCGGGCCGTAAATGCCGCTGGTGTCCAAAGCGGAGAGGAAGCGCTGGCAACGCTCGATCAAAACCCCGCGGATGTGGTGCTCCTGGACGTGAAGATGCCAGGCATGGATGGTATTGAAACATTAAGGGAGATCAAAAAACGGTATCCTTTAATTGAGGTCATCATGCTTACCGGTCATGCCAACGTCGAGGTGGCGGTTCAAGGCATGGAGCTTGGGGCCTTTGACTATCTCATGAAGCCCATGGATATTGATGAGCTCTTGTACAAGGTAGAAGATGCTTACAAGAAGAAATCCATCCAGGAAGAAAAGATAAAAACGATGGAGAAAGGGGTTGGCACAAGCGAATAA